taagcaaccttttctttttcttttttattaatagaCCATTTAGAAGTGTATGATGAGAATCCAATTTAgcaatttgatctttcttttgtttttcgttattgaggccttttttttttcctttactttatcTTGTTTCCTTGTTCTAAAAGTATTTTATTAGTTCcattaatattttcatcaacatttaaataaaaataatttatgatagtatcattgatattgattttttttcggTTTATAATGTTTTagcaaatttatattttctctattttctttgtttttcacttttttaatagaaattaatactaaaagaacttgtcaaatttaGAATAAGGCGACTGCTCCATAAGCTTGCCAGGGGACCCGGACACTTTTCGAGGAAGGCACAAATTTGGAAGACTTTGACCGAAGGTCGTCATACAGGAGACTTTATGAGATGAAAGGGATGGAAGAAGATGGCCCTTATATCACGTTGGTAAACTCCACTAAGCTAAAAGCAGGCCCACTAATTTCAAgtaatttgttaatttcaacAGTAAAATTTGGTTTCATCAATACATTATTAAGTTACCAATTTCAATCGTGGAGCTTTTTCTaaatattgattaattaataaaaatacttataaaatttaaaaagaaaatgatgttctcgactcataaaagaaaatgatatatcGAACCCGTagtcattttaatatatatatatatatatatatataattgattcatctatattttattttgtatttatatttttctccattttctttatattttcacaTAAAACAATGGTGAAAAAGCTATTGCCATAAACAAGATGAcaataaacttttatttttaaaaggcatgTGCCTTGCACATGCTAACAGAATGGAGTAACAATTTTAAAGTTTAAGGGCAAATATATATCATTGCAAAgtgcgagagagagatttgagtaatttcttcatgattttctttccaACAGAAAATTTGCCACTTTATTAGAAATTTACTAACTTGTAACTTGTAAGGACTTACGTGGTAACCTACTAATTTCACTGCtacgatttagttttaaatggtcaatttctaaataattggACAACTTGCGTTCCACTTGAAATCGGTATTACTACCTTATAAGCGGAACTATATGGTAAGTTATTAATTTATATGAAAGTTAAACATTTCACCACTAAATTTCTGTTTTGAATAATAAATTTCTGAAAAAGAGTTAATGACTTATCATTgcatttattgatgataaatTGCCACCATTGTTAGTGCATTACCACATCAGTTGACTAAGAAGTCCCTAGTTACGTgattttatcaataaaatttggaattcacTGATTGAGTTTGAATTCTGACACGTGAATTTTTGACACATGATTTTGATAcatggggtcaattttaaaaattttcaataaatgatttctaaatgtatatatccaaaatataaaaaataataataaaaataataaatggggaaagaagaaaaatctagttttctttttttttttctcttttaactaggggtgtgcatggtccggcgggcggttcccgacctagaaccgggaaccgcccgctaaggaccggttccaaaatcggaaccgggatccacccgtttattgcatggatccaccctgGAACCGACcgcggtccggtccggttcccgggtggatccatggaactgatttttgatgccaaaaattcTGGTTTCGCGAGGAGAAACCCACCGAGAACCCAATTCAATTGTCGTGAGAGAAGAGAGACAAGGTGACGGGGATGGACAAAAGAAGGCAGCGAAGGCGAGCGGAGAACCTGTTGGACCCTTGTACACAGTGATTACTAATGCACCAAGAATTGATGCAACGGTTCCCACAATGGAGCAAACAAACAAGTCAAGAATAGAGCAAACAAACAAGTCAAGAACTTAAAACCCTTCTCCCCCCTTTCGCCTGCCATCAATGGAGCTAGCGAGTGACAGGCATGAGCAGAGCACGAACTTGCGAGAGATGATGAAGGGGCAAGGAAGGAGGACGAGAGAGGAGAGGGCATTACAGTAGAAGGCGAAGGTGTACTTGTTGAGCCCGTCAGACATTGGCCATTTTCGCCACCACCATGCTGCTCGCTTGAACCAAAACCACCATTATCATCCCCACGAATGGCAGCGAACCCCGGccccctccatctccatctctctctctagctctctaGCTCTCTTCTCAGTTCATGGGTGAAATAATTGGAGGACCCCAAGAAGCTTTCCTCCGTTTTACGGACCGCCATCGATTGGATGATTTTGTTTGACTTTAAAACTGACGGAAGACAaagatctctccctccaacgGAAGAtagtggcggaggaggagcaatGGCGGCGTGGATACTCGGGGATgaatcgaagacgaagagaagaaacagagagaatcGAAGGCtgaggaagaaacagagagagaagagacacgATTAGGGTTTCGCTGAATTAGGGCTCCGCGAGTCGcgacttttgttttgtttagtattttttttttttaattataaataggtaccggtccggtccgggtgggcgggcgggcgggcggatccgcccacggaaccggaaccggaccggttcccaccgGTTCTCAACAATTGGACCGGGAACGgacggttccctcaagaaccgccggttccgggcggttccgtccggttccgggcggtccggcggttcccgggtattttgcacacccctacttttAACTCTTACTTCCATGATACAATTTActttccaagtttttttttttttttttttctattttctaccGACAAGTCTAACACGTAAGTCCAAAATGTGAATggcttgttttttttccctctctccaagttttatgaattatttgaattgagttaaatttatcaaattgaagtaatgaataatattaattgATGGTGGactaatatttttagtataaattcattctaggcttctattattatttatttatttgtgaatttgaattaaattaatttgattaaaataatcataaaaatgataatttattatgtatatataataatataaatttaatatataacgtgtcatAATATgtcgaaattctttatttttttaaaaataacttatcGACGTGTCATATTGCGTGTCTATATCGCGTGTTGGTACTACTTAGGTTGGAACTTTGACCAACAAGTTACATGATATAaccaaattttaataatattggAAAAGTGCCGTGCATGAAACATGACTGGAGTAGGCGTGGCGTGTTTCTTAGTTTCTCCGTAcgtggaaattttgaaaaaggcaaGTCTGCTTGGGCGAAGCCACTAAGCTTCGGCCGCGACCCAGAAAGTTCTCAAGGAGAAACAGacaaatttagaagactttaAATTGACGGAAACGTGTTTtagggaggaggagattttgggagttgaaaatgtttttgaccGAAACACGAAGATTCGATTCCCGCGGAAATCAAAGCGACTGCAGGTCACTTCGTGGGAATTGAACGTTTCGGTGCGTGTACAGACGTGGAAATTTGCGGCGGTGTCCCGCGTGAAGCATGCATGCTGTATGAACACGATCTCATGCCGAACTGTATAAACGCAAGCTCATGTTTGCTTACGGATCACGATCGCTTGACCGCCTTTTTCATGTGTTTGTCACGAAAGTGAAGCGGGACCCAGTAGATCATCATGCAAAACgctcaaaatattaaaaaaattcaaaatagtaaataaagaagcaaaaagaaaaagcaaaaagaaaagcgtCTGAAATACTTTTCCCCCGCCACCCCACTCCCTAATCACCGCTAATTTTGACTCTAATCAGATCGCTAATGGACTTCACAAGAAAAAGACAACACTCCTAATCTATCCACGAGAAATCTGCTGCTTTGTTTCGTGCGATGGAGGTTCTCCCCGTGCAGACAATtacctcctccttctccttatTCTTCCTCGTGCTCTGAAGCACGCCGCTGGATTGTGCTTTGCCGGCGGAGGTAGGCGAGGAGAGGAATGTTCTCGACGTGAGCGGCGTACTCCCCACGATTGTGAACCGTGTCATTGGGATGACCTAATGCTTGCTGCGTAGACTGCAATTGAGTCTTGTGCAGCTTGCAGAGGAATGACTACATTAATGATCGATGGACAAAATTCAGCATATATTCTGCAGAAATTTGCATACATCAAATTTGTGTACATTAAATTGGTCTGTTAACTCTGACTATCGAAAAAgttgatataatttttttcattgttgttcAAAAGGAAATGCGTTGATATGGATGTCATGTCAGCTAATTagaagaaaaacattaaaagataTTAAAGCTAAATGTTGGATGTTGCAATTAAACTCTAATCAATTAATAGTTGCGGACTGCGGTCTGTGGCGTTGTGGTGATTCAATGCTTAGAATGAGATAGGTCTTTGTGCAACATGGAGAGGAATGGCTACAGTAATGATGAATGAACGTAATTCTGCAGATATTCTACTAAAGTTTGCTTGTAGTAGTTCTAGGTTTCGAAACTCCTGTATGTTTGATTAAATGGATGTTGCGGTGACATGACTATCCTATTCTCATGGACTTAACAACAGTATGCAAAATGTAGCACATCTAAAAGCTATTTGGTTTACATTATGGCCCAATTGCgcttttgtaataagtttagaactttcggTAGACTTATCCTCTAAAAATATAGAGCATTTAGAGCTTATAGAAGACCAATGAAGTGTCAAGTCaccatctttaaaaaaatcttatggATGACCACCGGAGAGAAGTAAGGTAAATACTTGACTTTAAATTTCGATTTAGTGCTCTGTATGTGATAAACGAACCACAAACGAAAACCTTCTAGGACATCAAGGTGATGAAGATTAGAGATGAATGGATTTAAACGGAGCTTGGTTTACTCATGCTAGATACACATGGTTTTGCTTGGGGACTCATTGTTGATGCCTATAATTAGGGATTTAATCGGTTgatccttatatatatatatatgggcgTGTGtgaatttgcattatttaacaaaattcatGCTTCTCACTACATTTCATCGTAAATAAAGGGGATTGTGATTTTTGCTACATCATGGGAGACTCGACTTGACGAGAATATTGAAGCCTTTGATATCATTTTCACTCATACATCATCAACACAGCGGTCTACAAATATTCGCCTCGGGGATTGTTTTTAGTTCTAATTTGCATCATCAAAAATCCTAAGGAGAACGAACCAAGTTGAGGCCGAACCAAGCAGCAACGCCAAACCCTAACTCCAGATAATTTAACCGGGGCCGGCCACATGAAGATGATATTGGGCTACATGCTCTTAAATTGAGCGTGCATTGGACAAGGAGGATGTGTATTCTTTAAATGGAATGGCCTCATGCATGCATGCAGAGGGAACAAGCTCATAATTGTCTAATGACTTTCTGCTTCGCCAGCTGCATGAACAGGGGCATTCACCCACTTCTATGAAATTGGCGCAAGCAGACTTTTTCCGGAGCGAAATAAACGAAAGATGAAGCCCTTGACCAAAACATCGTCCGTCCTATCGAATCGAGAATATGACATGAAAATGATGGCGAACGAGCTGGCAGACGCCGTGGCTGACTAAGACAACTATGAAATCGATCCCTTTAACACTTCTCCGGTGCAGATTGATTATTGGATTTGGATCTTCGAGATCTCTCCCTTGTCCAGTCCCGTCCTGCTTAGAAAATTGTCTGCCTTGTGTTGCTTCCCGCAAGTtctcaaatggaaaaattgagagaaaattcGTCCGATTATGCTTCCAACTACGTGATTTGCGGACAGTGATTTTTTGGGCTATGACAAGTTGGTCGCCCGAAGGAAGTGAGAGTGCCCTTCTGTATGAATAAAAAGGCAGCAGAGCTATTGAAATTGGGATTTCTGGGCACCCGATTCATGCCTTGAGGACCGGCAACTTTCATACGGTTCTCATCATCTAATTTAGCAGAGAAGATCTACTTTGCTTGGGTCAGGTTGAAACACTGTTCTACTGCGTCGAATGCAATTTCTATGAAGCAAAATCATCGATTGGAAAACGCTTTGATGGAGCCGCATTAGTTTTTTTCGTGACATACAGGAATATGATCCACGTAGAATTCCTACGAGATTCAACACAAGAATGCCCGTGACTTTAAATTTACCAGTGACTGGTTCTGCATCATTTCGTATAGTTACTTGATCATTCAACAATATAAATCTCTCTTCAAAGTTGCATGCGGCCTCGCATGCAATCCTTTCTGCTGACCATCGTCAACATGTTCTCTCTTGGAACTGGTGGTACTGGGACTTTAACAGCTCCTTCCAACATCTGAGTAGTTTTCTTCATGGTTGGCCTCAAAGCCGGGTCTTCTTGGATGCACCACAATGCTGTCATCACAAATCTTTTCTCCATCTTTATGTCCCTTGACGCCTCCTCATCGCTCTCCACTAGCTGAAGCACGCTCCTGTTGTGGTAGAAGTCATAAACCCAGTCGACCATTacaatttgagcttcaatttcgGCTTCCAGCTCATAGTTCTTTCTGCAACAGATGAGCTCAACCAACAAAATGCCAAAGCTGTAAACATCTACTTTGTTAGAAATAGGCATATTCCTGAACCATTCTGGCGCTAAATAACCTCTGCTTCCTCTAACTCTAGTGGTGGTTCGTGTTTGGTTCGCCATCAAGAGCTTAGCTAATTAGAAATCTGATATTTTTGCAATGAGGGAgccatcaagaagaatattatgCGGCTTGATGTCGCAGTGGATTATGTGCCTGGTGCAATTGTCATGCAAGTAAGCGAGGCCTCGCGCAACACCACaggcaatttctattcttttatacCAGCTGGGCCTTGAAGAGCCGAAAAGAAAATCTGCCAAAGTGCCGTTACTCATGAATTCATACACCAGTAGTCGATGTTGACCTTCATTGCAGAATCCAAGCAACTGCACCAAGTTCTTGTGGTTAGTTTGGCCAATTACACTCACTTCTCTTTCAAACTCCTTCTCGCTTTCTCCGGTCCTTGTAGCTAACACTTTTACTACCACAAAGTTTTTATCCTTGGATCCAAGAGCACCTTTGTACACTGTTCCAAAGGCACCCCTACCCACTTCTTCTTTGAATCCATATGTTGCTTCTTGAAGCTCCTGATAAGTGAAAGTTCGCATGCCTGTAACTTGTTTGATCTAGACTAGTTGTGACAACTTAGAATCCCTAGATCGGAAGCTTCTATGTATTAAATAAGCAAAGAGGAGTAGAAGCAAGTTCACAAACACAGAGCTACTCAACAGCACCGATCCGATGATAATTAGAGTCGAATTCTTGTTTCCATTTCCCATAGATTTTGAAGTCGAGTTATCTTTCCTAACCTTGATCAGAGCTTTTCCACCCTGACTAGTATCACTTTGATCCATCCTTCCATTGGAAAGAGGGATCTTCTTTTTCCAGCAAGTTCCGCCGCCGAAAATAGCACTGCACAAAAACAATCAACCAAGCAAGCCTCTCTGCAACTGTCCTCGGTTTGTGCCATTGCTACGCTCGTAATCAGACAGTGGCCAGTTTATATTGAGCATTTCCCGGAAAGTGAACTGGTCTGTTTCCGGCCTACTTCCATCACAACTCTGGGGTACGAAGTCCTGTCTGCATCCGCTCATCTCATTTGCATGGAGTATATCCGAGTGGGCAGAGGCACTGGGGCCTATGATCAACGTGATCGTCTCTAAGAGCGCAGTAGCTATTGAAGCCACATGCTCCAGAACCGATATTTTGCATGATGTTTGTGCATATATTTGGAGGGATCGGGGAAGAGACTATCAACCAGGCAGAACTTGAATTTGTTGTCTTAGGGTAAACATATTGCCTGAAGACCCCATCGTATTCGAGGATTGCTCTTTGGTAAAACTCGTTGGTCAGGACTGTGCTTGAGGTGAGCGATTTGAGCACCGTTCCATTCCTAGCCGTGAGGTAGACCTGACCACCTTGATTGAATATCAATCTGAAGCCGCTACCAATGGTGTTGCTGACCCAGTAAGTATCTGAGGCATCCCACGGGTCAGGACTGGCATAGAATGCGAGATTTTCGTCGTCTCCTAGCTTGAAGTGGAATCTCCCGGTGGAGTAATCCATTTCAGAGTAGCGAGCGTTAACTTTAGTCCATTGATCTAACTGTTGCGTAGGCAGCATCGTGTCGGTCGGTTGGCTGAACGTCTCCCACAAGTTGACATAGTTCTGGCTAACTAGGACAAAGTTTCCCGTGTCAAGCATGGCCGCATGCGCTACACCAGCGTCAGTCGGGCTAGGAGACCGCAACTCTGTTCCATTTGGGTTGGCGAGCACCAGTCGGCCATCGGCAGTCAACTCAATTTTTGAACCTTCTGGTGCTAGATTATCGCCATTCGCTGACCCGACGATGGTCTCGGCCTTTATCTTCTTGAACCATATCGCCAACAAATGAGCTCCTCGTCCCATTTTCCGAAACCCGAAGGCAAACTCGCCTGACGGGGATGGCCAGGAAGAATTCCGGTCATCTGCCGTTAACGAGAAGCCCAAGTTTATTGTAGATGTCATCCAGTTATTTTTCCGGACCTTGATCAGAGCTTTATAACCCACACTAGGATCCATCCTACCATTTAAAAGAGGGATCCTCTTTCTCCAGCATGTTTCGTCTCTGAAAACAGCAACTGCACAAGAACAATCAGCCAAGCAAGCCTCTCGGCACGAGTCCTCTGTTTTCGGTTTGCGAACCTCATAATCATTGTACGGCCAGTTTGTATTGGGGCTGTCAAGCAAAACAAACTGGTCTGTTTCAGGCTTACTTTCGTCACAACTCTGTGGTGCGAAGTCCTATCTGCATCCGTTCATCTCGTTCATCGAATCTAACAGAGTATATCCAGGTGGGCAAAGGCATTGGGGCCTCCGAATCGCATCAGCTCCAAGAGTACAGTAGCTGTTGAAGCCACAAACTCCAGTACCGGTACGTCGATGCATGCTCGTGCATATATTTGGAGGGACCGGGGAAGAGACCATGGACCAGCCCTTTGCCCTGTCAGAACTCGAATTTGATGTCTTAGGGTGGACATATTGCCTAAAGACTCCGTCATATTCGAGGATCGCTCTTTGGTAAAATCCGCTGGTTGGAACTTCGTCTGAGGTAACGTTATGGAGTACTGCTCCGTTCCTAGCCGTGAGGTACACCCGAccactttgattgaatatcaaCCGGAAGCCGATTCGAGTAGCATAGAGCACGAGATTTCCATCGAGTTGCGGTCCGAAGAGGAATCTCCCAGCGGAGTAATTCATTTCGGAATAGCGAGCTCTAATAACAACCCCCAAATCTAACTGTTGCGTTGGCAGTATCGTATCCGTCGGAACTGGATGAGACAAAAAAAGCTTTCTTCTTTAAAAGCTCCATCAGATGAGCACGGAGAATTAAACCATACAGAAAGGGGGACTCTGAATGTGGAGGTTCATCAATTACAGGAAAACAGTTGTGCCTTGTAGTTCGCAGCACATGTACCACATTAGCGACCTTCTCGATGCCATGAAACAGCTGAAGGGGCCCACTCGCTACATCACCAACTGTTAATTGTCTCATATATGGCTCGGCATAGGTCTCAAGGTAAGGAAAGCCCTTTGCTTTCATGATAAGGTCATAGATGTTGCCGTTGAAAGCATCAGCTACGGTCTTTGAAATAAGAAGAACCACCATCAAGGGTAGCAACAGCAGATTGTTCGTCAGTTCCAAAAGGATTACACATAGAGAAACCGTCATCCTCATAGATCCACCAAGAAAAGAAGCAGCACCCAGCACAGCAAAAGACCATGGTTAAGATTGGAATGAGAACCAATCAACGTTCCAACCAAACGCCCATAAGATGCACCAGTAACTATTACAGGAACGAAAAGGCCAGCAGGAGCGACAATGCCATAGCTAAGTATACTCAAGAAATAACATGTGACAAAGAATATAATTATAGAAGAGTACTGGAACTCGTCATCCGTGCCCTTGCTAAAGAGATTTTGAAGTCCTGTTATGTATCCTGACCTTGATCAGAGCTTTAGTTCCAGCCTCCGATGAATCCTTCCTTCCATTTGAAAGAGGGATCTTCTTTTTCCAGCAAATTCCATCGCCGAAAATGGCGACTGCGCAAAAACAATCAGCCAAGCAAGCCTCTCTGCACCAGTCCTCGGTTTGTGCCACGCTACGCTCGTAATCAGACTCTGGCCAGTTTGTATTGGGCATTTCAAGCAAATCGAATTGGTCTGTTTCACGCCTACTTCCATTACAATTCTGTGGTGCGAAGGCCTGTATGCATCCGTTCATCTTGTTCGTTGAATCTAACAGAGTATATCCAGGTGGGCATTGGCATCGAGGCCTCAGATCATCTCCAAGAGTACAGTAGCTGTTGAAGCCACAAGCTCCACTGCCAATCTGTTGGGCGATGCTCGTGCATAAATTTTGTGGGACTGGGGCAGAGACCCTCGACCAGCCAATAAGCCGGCCAGAACTTGAATTTGCCGTCTTAGGGTGGATATATTGCCTAAATACCCCGTCGTATTCAAGGATCGCTCTTTGGTAATATCCGCTTGTTGGAACTAGTTCTGCGGTGATGGTGTTGAGTATTGTTCCATTCCTGTCCGTGACGTAGACCTGAccactttgattgaatatcaaCCGGAAGCCCATACGGCCAGCGGTGATGGTGTTGGTGGCCCAGTATGCATCTGAGACCACCAGCGGGGTAGGAGTGGCATAGAGCACGAGATTTCCGTCGGTTTGCAGTGCGAAGAGGAATCTCCCGGTGGAGTAATTCATTTCGGAATAGCGAGCTTTAACATTAGCCCCAAGATCTAACTGCTGCGTAGGCAATATTGTATCCGTTGGTTGGCTGAACGAATCCCATAAGTTGACGTGGTTCGCGCTTGCTAGGATGAAGTTCCCCGTGTCGAGCATGGCCGCATACGCTAAGCCATTGCCGTTCAGGCCAGAAGACCACAGCTCTCTCTCTTGGGTCGGTAAGCACCAGCCCGCCGTTGGCGGTCAACTGGACTTTCGAACCTTCGGGCGCTAGATTATCGCCATTCGCCGACCAGACGATGGTCTTGTCCTCTATCTTCTCGAACCATATAGCCAACAAATGAGCTCCTGTTCCCATTCTCCGGAACCCGAAGGCAAACTCGCCCAACGGCGACAGCCAGGAAGAGTTCTGGTCGTTCGCCGTCAACAAGGAGCCCAAGGTCAAGTTGCCGCGGATCTGAGCTTCGGCGGAAAGGGGAAGTGGAACGAGTACTAGAAGGATTCCTAGTATAACTGAAGCCATGTCAGGCGTGATCCTTGAGTTGAGCTACTTCGGCCTTAAGGATGAAACCAACGTTCTTATAGAGACTGCCTCCTTTCCAAGCTACCGGAGTCTCTCCCGTACGTCCCGTCCTTCACGGCGGACAGCCTTTGCCCATGTCAACCCGTATATCTATCAACTatctttgaccaaaaacaaaacacataTATCTATCTAGAATAATGACTTTACCATATGGTCTGAAGTTTTATAAAAGCTCCATCTGtaataaaaggaaatgattGATCAAAATATAAGGTGATATTcgttaatatattttattaatcaactttttttttttttgtattaatagACCATTTAGAAGTGTATGATGAGcatccaattttcgcaatttggtctttcttttgtttttcgttATTGAGgccttttttgcctttttactTTGtctcgtttcttttttcttaaagtaTCTTATTAGTTCcattaatattttcatcaacatttaaataaaaataatttatgatagtATCATTGGTATTGATTTTTTTCGGATTATAATGTTTTagcaaatttatattttctctattttctttgtttttcactcttttttttttatagaaattaatACTGAACGAACTTGTCAAATTTAGAATAAGGCGACTCGCTCCATAAGCTTGCCGGGGACCCGGACAATTTTGAGGAAGGCacaaatttagaagactttaACCAAACATCGTCGTACAGAGACTTTATGAGATAAAAGGGATGGAAGAAGATGGCCCTTATATCACGTTGGTAAACTCCACTAAGCTAAAAGCAGGCCACTAATTTCGCAAgtaatttgttaatttcaacagtaaaattttgtttcatCGATACATTATTAAGTTACCGATTTCAATCGTGGAGCGTTTTCTaaatattgattaattaataaaaatacttataaaaattaaaaaggaaatgatgCCCTTGACtcatgaaagaaaataatatatcgAATTGtagtcattttttaaatatatatatttataattgattcatctatcattttattttgtagttatatttttctccattt
This genomic stretch from Eucalyptus grandis isolate ANBG69807.140 chromosome 3, ASM1654582v1, whole genome shotgun sequence harbors:
- the LOC120292093 gene encoding G-type lectin S-receptor-like serine/threonine-protein kinase LECRK2 — its product is MASVILGILLVLVPLPLSAEAQIRGNLTLGSLLTANDQNSSWLSPLGEFAFGFRRMGTGAHLLAIWFEKIEDKTIVWSANGDNLAPEGSKVQLTANGGLVLTDPRERAVVFWPERQWLSQLDLGANVKARYSEMNYSTGRFLFALQTDGNLVLYATPTPLVVSDAYWATNTITAGRMGFRLIFNQSGQVYVTDRNGTILNTITAELVPTSGYYQRAILEYDGVFRQYIHPKTANSSSGRLIGWSRVSAPVPQNLCTSIAQQIGSGACGFNSYCTLGDDLRPRCQCPPGYTLLDSTNKMNGCIQAFAPQNCNGSRRETDQFDLLEMPNTNWPESDYERSVAQTEDWCREACLADCFCAVAIFGDGICWKKKIPLSNGRKDSSEAGTKALIKVRIHNRTSKSL